The Methanobrevibacter sp. TMH8 DNA segment TATCTAAAGCATGACTAAATTTATGTTCACTACCACTAGCTGGACGACTTGATCCAGCTATACTAATAGCCATCCCACTACTAAATAAAGATTTAACTACAAGACGAGCACTCTCTTCTAAACCAGGTTTAACAGATTTTGAAGATTTCATTATTAATTTAGCTGTCATGATTGAAAGTGCTGCTGCTGATTCACTATATGATTCATTTTGAAGTCTATTAGCTAATTGCCAGTCTTTAATAGCTGTATAATTAGAAACAATATCTGCACACCCTGCAGAAAGTAAACGAAACGGAGCATTACGAATAATATTTGTATCAGCTATAACACCAATAGGAGCTTCAGCAGTTAGAGAAACAGAACCTGCACTATTCTTAATAGAAGCAAGTGGAGATGCTATTCCATCATGCGAAGCAGCTGTAGGTAAAGAAATAAAGTAAATTCCAGCATTAGTAGCTGCCATTTTAGCTACATCTATTACTTTACCTCCTCCAACACCAATAATTAAAGAAGTGCCATCTAGTTTATCTTCAACATTTTTAACTGTCTGAGATGTCGCTGAATCAATTTTAAAAAGATCA contains these protein-coding regions:
- a CDS encoding NAD(P)-dependent glycerol-1-phosphate dehydrogenase yields the protein MDSKKIQMPREVHIGPDIIDNTGSICKDLRFEGNVLVVTGPNTLKIGADKAIESLEKENFSVDLFKIDSATSQTVKNVEDKLDGTSLIIGVGGGKVIDVAKMAATNAGIYFISLPTAASHDGIASPLASIKNSAGSVSLTAEAPIGVIADTNIIRNAPFRLLSAGCADIVSNYTAIKDWQLANRLQNESYSESAAALSIMTAKLIMKSSKSVKPGLEESARLVVKSLFSSGMAISIAGSSRPASGSEHKFSHALDKIAKKPALHGEQCGVGTIMMMNLHGGDWKVIKNALKDMNAPTNAYELGIDPDDIIEALTLAHTIRPERYTILGDRGLSKDAAKKLAIKTGVI